A portion of the Streptomyces platensis genome contains these proteins:
- a CDS encoding sensor histidine kinase translates to MTRGIRLLLRGSTYSGVLFAYCGALASLPLLPFALLPALSWRSAPESVQIVLVLLIWAVLVGVVGLAGPVRRALVVSARRLLRVPLPNPVAGHRTSGSLGLDRWRTPFWLVLHVAVGWTGALASGVLFIMGLSLPANWLGGEVRASLFGTSVRVSGGWSWVVAAVCILLAVAVCVLVTKALRWSAPRLLGPSAAERLALAAERELLLAERNRIAHELHDSIGHTLTAATIQAAVAGEVLSADPAAARAAMRSIEESTRAALEDLDYVLGVLREEQSGTAPTRTLADLPELLDRLRHAGAMVEPELSGELAQVQGTLSRAAYRILQEGLTNALRHGAGGPIEVRVAAGPNGLDLTVVNRTGARTGPGTGAFPTSGHGLPGLAERVRLLHGDFRSGPDGTQHWRLAVRLPVRASA, encoded by the coding sequence ATGACCAGGGGAATCCGGCTGCTGCTGCGCGGCTCCACGTACTCAGGTGTGCTGTTCGCCTATTGCGGGGCGTTGGCGAGCCTTCCGCTGCTGCCTTTCGCCCTGTTGCCGGCGCTGTCGTGGCGATCCGCACCTGAGAGCGTGCAGATCGTCCTGGTCCTGCTGATCTGGGCGGTACTGGTCGGCGTGGTCGGACTGGCGGGCCCCGTACGTCGAGCGCTGGTCGTGTCCGCCCGCCGGCTGCTGCGGGTACCGCTGCCGAATCCGGTGGCCGGTCACCGAACCTCCGGTTCACTCGGCCTCGACCGCTGGCGGACCCCGTTCTGGCTGGTGCTGCACGTGGCCGTCGGGTGGACGGGGGCACTGGCGAGCGGGGTGCTGTTCATCATGGGCCTCTCCCTGCCGGCGAACTGGCTCGGCGGCGAGGTGCGGGCGAGCCTGTTCGGCACGTCGGTCCGGGTGTCGGGCGGGTGGAGCTGGGTGGTGGCGGCCGTGTGCATCCTGCTGGCGGTCGCCGTCTGCGTACTGGTGACGAAGGCCCTGCGGTGGTCGGCGCCACGGCTGCTGGGGCCGTCGGCGGCCGAACGGCTCGCGCTGGCTGCCGAGCGGGAACTGCTGCTGGCCGAACGGAACCGGATTGCCCACGAGTTGCACGACTCGATCGGGCACACACTGACGGCGGCCACCATCCAGGCGGCGGTGGCGGGCGAGGTGCTCTCCGCCGACCCGGCGGCGGCGCGGGCCGCCATGCGCAGCATCGAGGAGTCGACGCGGGCCGCGCTGGAGGACCTGGACTACGTGCTCGGAGTGCTGCGCGAGGAACAGTCGGGGACGGCACCGACCCGGACCCTGGCCGACCTCCCCGAGCTGCTGGACCGCCTGCGGCACGCGGGGGCGATGGTGGAACCGGAGCTGTCGGGTGAGCTGGCGCAGGTACAGGGGACGCTCTCCCGGGCGGCGTACCGGATCCTCCAGGAGGGGCTGACGAACGCACTGCGCCACGGGGCGGGCGGCCCGATCGAGGTCCGGGTGGCGGCCGGGCCGAACGGTCTGGACCTCACGGTGGTCAACCGGACCGGGGCACGGACGGGGCCGGGCACGGGAGCCTTCCCGACCTCCGGCCACGGTCTGCCCGGACTGGCCGAGCGCGTCCGGCTGCTGCACGGTGACTTCCGGTCCGGCCCGGACGGGACGCAGCACTGGCGGCTGGCCGTCCGGTTGCCGGTACGGGCGTCGGCGTGA
- a CDS encoding serine hydrolase domain-containing protein: MRAQTGQSLRSSTRQGGRRRRAVSAAVAVAIGVMTLGSLAPPAASADAAARPDAVQQALNTLVRDDGMPAALASVQGRNGRTRSYTAGVGDLTTGSKVPRDGQVRIGSNTKAFTAVVVLQLVGEGKIDLKAFVDTYLPGLVRGEGIDGRRITVRHLLQHTSGLPDYGIHLDDDEIRNRHFEPRELLDLALRHRADAAPGETWGYSNTNYILAGLIVEKVTGRPLAEEMDRRIIKRIGLRHTYFPAPGEMTIREPHPRGYHRSPADGPLRDFTEMDPSAGWAAGQVISTNSDLNRFFTALLAGRLLPAAQLAEMRTTIPAGTSGLRYGLGLTSRPLSCGGVYWGHGGDIAGYETRGGVTDDGRAANVAVTSIPTDKAAARHVNDAVDRALCG, encoded by the coding sequence ATGCGTGCTCAGACAGGGCAGAGCCTTCGTTCCTCGACCCGGCAGGGCGGTCGGCGCCGACGAGCCGTTTCGGCCGCGGTCGCGGTGGCCATCGGTGTCATGACGCTGGGTTCCCTCGCCCCGCCCGCCGCCTCCGCTGATGCCGCCGCCAGGCCGGACGCCGTCCAGCAGGCCCTGAACACGCTGGTGCGCGACGACGGGATGCCTGCCGCGCTGGCGAGCGTCCAGGGCCGAAACGGCCGCACCCGCAGCTACACCGCGGGAGTCGGCGACCTGACCACCGGCTCGAAAGTGCCCAGGGACGGCCAGGTGCGGATCGGCAGTAACACCAAGGCGTTCACGGCGGTTGTGGTGCTGCAGCTCGTCGGCGAGGGAAAGATCGACCTCAAGGCCTTCGTGGACACCTACCTGCCCGGCCTCGTCCGCGGCGAGGGTATCGACGGGCGCCGCATCACGGTCCGCCACCTCCTCCAGCACACCAGCGGACTCCCCGATTACGGCATCCACCTCGACGACGACGAGATCAGGAACCGGCATTTCGAGCCCCGCGAGCTGCTTGACCTCGCGCTCAGGCACCGGGCCGACGCGGCTCCGGGGGAGACCTGGGGGTACAGCAACACCAACTACATCCTGGCCGGCCTGATCGTCGAGAAGGTCACCGGCCGCCCCCTCGCCGAGGAGATGGACCGGCGCATCATCAAGCGCATCGGGCTGCGTCACACGTACTTTCCCGCCCCCGGCGAGATGACCATCCGAGAGCCGCACCCCCGGGGCTACCACCGCAGCCCGGCGGACGGACCGCTGCGCGACTTCACGGAGATGGACCCCTCCGCAGGCTGGGCCGCAGGCCAGGTGATCTCCACCAATTCCGACCTCAACCGCTTCTTCACCGCGCTCCTCGCCGGCCGCCTCCTCCCGGCGGCCCAGCTCGCCGAGATGCGCACGACCATCCCCGCCGGGACCTCCGGCCTCCGCTACGGACTGGGGCTCACGAGCAGGCCACTGTCGTGCGGCGGCGTCTACTGGGGCCACGGCGGTGACATCGCGGGGTACGAGACGCGGGGCGGTGTCACCGACGACGGCCGCGCCGCCAACGTCGCGGTCACCAGCATCCCGACGGACAAGGCGGCGGCACGGCACGTGAACGACGCCGTGGACAGGGCCCTGTGCGGATGA
- a CDS encoding serine hydrolase domain-containing protein codes for MGGQKRRVFRSTGRQHGTRRQILPAAAAVTIGVMTLGALVPPAASAARPDAVQQSLNALVRDGGTPSASASVKGPGGRNRTYTAGIGDLATGAPVPVDGQVRIGSNTKTFVAVVVLQLVAERRLGLDATVETYLPGLVRGEGIDGRHITVRQLLQHTSGLPDYSNRLGDDVRYYDPRELLATALRHPAEFVPGKSWKYSNTNYVLAGLIVQKVTGRPLADEIDRRIIKRMGLRHTYFPAPGDVRIREPHPHGYYQEPAGTPLRDITEMDPSWGWAAGQMISTNSDLNRFFTALLAGRLLPAAQLVQMRATVPAEATFGPGARYGLGLVSRPLPCGGLAWGHGGSFPGYETRGGATDDGRAANVAVTMQFTGEAARRSLERAVDTALCR; via the coding sequence ATGGGCGGACAGAAGCGGCGAGTATTCCGCTCGACGGGCCGGCAGCACGGCACGCGGCGACAGATCCTGCCTGCCGCAGCCGCAGTGACCATCGGTGTGATGACGCTGGGGGCCCTGGTCCCGCCCGCCGCCTCAGCGGCCAGGCCGGACGCCGTCCAGCAGAGCCTGAACGCGCTGGTGCGCGACGGCGGGACGCCCTCCGCGTCGGCGAGCGTCAAGGGCCCTGGCGGCCGCAACCGGACCTACACCGCGGGGATCGGTGACCTGGCCACAGGCGCGCCGGTACCCGTCGACGGGCAGGTGCGGATCGGCAGCAACACCAAGACCTTCGTCGCGGTCGTCGTTCTCCAGCTCGTCGCGGAGAGGAGACTGGGCCTGGACGCCACCGTCGAAACCTACTTGCCCGGCCTCGTCCGCGGCGAGGGCATCGACGGACGGCACATCACCGTCCGCCAACTCCTCCAGCACACCAGCGGACTTCCCGACTACAGCAACCGCCTCGGGGACGACGTCCGGTACTACGACCCCCGTGAACTGCTCGCCACAGCTCTCCGCCACCCGGCCGAATTCGTCCCCGGGAAGAGCTGGAAGTACAGCAACACCAACTACGTGCTCGCCGGCCTGATCGTCCAGAAGGTCACCGGCCGCCCTCTCGCCGACGAGATCGATCGCCGCATCATCAAGCGCATGGGGCTGCGCCACACCTACTTCCCCGCTCCGGGTGACGTGCGCATCCGAGAGCCTCACCCGCACGGCTACTACCAGGAGCCGGCGGGGACGCCGCTGCGCGACATCACAGAGATGGACCCTTCCTGGGGCTGGGCGGCAGGACAGATGATCTCCACCAACTCCGACCTCAACCGCTTCTTCACCGCGCTCCTGGCCGGCCGCCTCCTGCCCGCGGCCCAGCTTGTCCAGATGCGCGCCACGGTCCCGGCCGAAGCGACCTTCGGCCCGGGCGCCCGCTACGGTCTGGGACTCGTCAGCAGGCCGCTGCCGTGCGGCGGCCTGGCCTGGGGCCACGGCGGCAGTTTTCCGGGGTACGAGACCCGCGGCGGCGCCACCGACGACGGTCGCGCCGCCAATGTGGCGGTCACCATGCAGTTCACCGGCGAGGCGGCCCGGAGGAGTCTCGAACGCGCGGTGGATACCGCCTTGTGCCGCTGA
- a CDS encoding DNA polymerase III subunit gamma and tau: MSSLALYRRYRPETFAEVIGQEHVTDPLQQALRNNRVNHAYLFSGPRGCGKTTSARILARCLNCEEGPTPTPCGTCQSCVDLARNGRGSIDVIEIDAASHGGVDDARELREKAFFGPASSRYKIYIIDEAHMVTSAGFNALLKVVEEPPEHLKFIFATTEPEKVIGTIRSRTHHYPFRLVPPGTLRDYLAEVCGREASRVEDGVLPLVVRAGAGSVRDSMSVMDQLLAGAGADGVTYAMATALLGYTDGSLLDSIVEAFAAGDGAAAFEVVEQVIEGGNDPRRFVADLLERLRDLVILAAVPDAGEKGLIDAPADVVERMTAQASVFGAAELSRAADLVNAGLTEMRGATSPRLQLELICARVLLPAAYDDERSVQARLDRLERGAGAALLGGAGGTVGGPGSGGGPGIGAPPVVASGGGPAAGYVPGPEAHPPMPAGPSGPAAARAAVRGAVSGGPAGGAGAPAAAPAAPTAGAGASGGPVAAPGGGQQPGDSGGPGAPQGGPADAPQGGQGGQGGQGGEAAAPRPGAWPGSAGSGTGGAPADAPQAGQGGQGGQGAQSGEAAAPRPGAWPGSAGNAPGGGPAAGHGGGAGRQPGGWPTAVAPGQGGQAPQSGAPAAPPAASGPPAGAPAPASPQPSAAAAAPGAAQGAAQVRQMWPDILEAVKDRRRFTWILLSQNAQVSGFDGTTLQIGFPNAGARDSFANGGSEDVLKDVLAERFQVQWRVEAIVDPSGGAGPPAGGGPRGGGGGFGGGAPAAPQQSAPQSPPQQSGPSAPPSSGGQYGQDGGGSGGGSQGARLAREAVSAPSSGGGGQSAPAAESSYRAPEPPPTSIEYDMPAEDDADLVDSALSGHDLIVRELGATVLEEFNNE; encoded by the coding sequence GTGTCGTCCCTTGCGCTGTACCGCCGCTACCGGCCCGAGACCTTTGCCGAGGTCATCGGGCAAGAGCACGTGACCGATCCGCTCCAGCAGGCTCTGCGGAACAACCGGGTCAACCACGCCTATTTGTTCAGCGGCCCGCGCGGCTGCGGCAAGACGACGAGTGCGCGGATCCTGGCGCGCTGCCTCAACTGTGAGGAAGGTCCCACCCCCACACCCTGTGGCACGTGCCAGTCGTGTGTGGACCTGGCCAGGAACGGCCGGGGCTCCATCGATGTGATCGAGATCGACGCGGCGTCCCACGGTGGCGTGGACGACGCCCGTGAGCTGCGGGAGAAGGCGTTCTTCGGGCCGGCCAGCAGCCGCTACAAGATCTACATCATCGATGAGGCGCACATGGTGACCTCCGCGGGCTTCAACGCCCTGCTGAAGGTCGTCGAGGAGCCGCCGGAGCATTTGAAGTTCATCTTCGCGACCACAGAGCCCGAGAAGGTCATCGGGACGATCCGGTCGCGTACGCATCACTACCCCTTCCGTCTGGTGCCGCCGGGGACGCTGCGGGACTACCTGGCGGAGGTGTGCGGCCGGGAGGCGAGCCGGGTCGAGGACGGGGTGCTGCCGCTGGTGGTGCGGGCCGGAGCCGGGTCGGTGCGGGACTCGATGTCCGTGATGGACCAGCTGCTCGCCGGTGCCGGCGCGGACGGTGTGACGTATGCCATGGCCACGGCGCTGCTCGGGTACACCGACGGGTCGCTGCTGGATTCGATCGTGGAGGCGTTCGCCGCGGGGGACGGCGCGGCGGCCTTCGAGGTCGTGGAACAGGTCATCGAGGGCGGCAACGACCCGCGGCGCTTCGTCGCGGACCTGCTGGAGCGGCTGCGGGATCTGGTGATCCTGGCGGCCGTGCCGGACGCGGGGGAGAAGGGGCTGATCGACGCCCCCGCGGATGTCGTGGAGCGGATGACGGCGCAGGCGTCCGTCTTCGGGGCGGCCGAGCTGAGCCGGGCCGCCGACCTGGTCAATGCGGGTCTGACGGAGATGCGCGGGGCGACCTCGCCGCGGCTCCAGCTGGAGCTGATCTGTGCCCGGGTGCTGCTGCCCGCGGCGTACGACGACGAGCGGTCGGTGCAGGCACGGCTCGACCGTCTGGAGCGCGGTGCGGGCGCGGCACTGCTGGGCGGGGCCGGCGGCACGGTCGGTGGGCCGGGCTCCGGGGGAGGCCCCGGGATCGGGGCGCCGCCCGTGGTGGCGTCCGGTGGCGGGCCCGCGGCCGGTTATGTGCCGGGGCCGGAGGCTCATCCGCCGATGCCCGCGGGACCGTCCGGCCCGGCGGCCGCACGGGCCGCGGTGCGGGGCGCGGTGAGCGGCGGCCCGGCCGGTGGGGCAGGGGCGCCAGCCGCCGCCCCGGCGGCGCCGACGGCCGGTGCCGGGGCTTCCGGCGGGCCGGTGGCCGCGCCCGGTGGCGGACAGCAGCCAGGCGACAGCGGTGGCCCGGGTGCGCCCCAGGGCGGTCCGGCGGACGCTCCGCAGGGCGGCCAGGGCGGCCAGGGCGGCCAGGGCGGTGAGGCGGCGGCCCCGCGGCCCGGCGCCTGGCCCGGAAGTGCGGGCAGTGGGACTGGCGGCGCCCCCGCGGACGCTCCGCAGGCCGGCCAAGGCGGCCAAGGCGGCCAGGGCGCCCAGAGCGGTGAGGCAGCGGCCCCCCGGCCCGGCGCCTGGCCCGGAAGCGCGGGTAACGCCCCCGGCGGCGGCCCCGCGGCCGGCCATGGCGGTGGTGCCGGCCGGCAGCCCGGTGGCTGGCCCACGGCCGTGGCGCCGGGGCAGGGTGGTCAGGCGCCGCAGAGCGGGGCTCCCGCCGCGCCGCCGGCCGCGTCCGGACCGCCGGCCGGGGCGCCCGCGCCCGCGTCCCCGCAGCCGTCCGCGGCCGCCGCGGCCCCGGGGGCGGCGCAGGGTGCCGCCCAGGTGCGGCAGATGTGGCCGGACATCCTGGAAGCGGTGAAGGACCGCCGCCGTTTCACCTGGATCCTGCTGAGTCAGAACGCCCAGGTCTCCGGCTTCGACGGCACCACGCTCCAGATCGGCTTCCCCAACGCCGGCGCCCGCGACAGCTTCGCCAACGGCGGCAGCGAGGACGTTCTCAAGGACGTGCTGGCCGAGCGGTTCCAGGTGCAGTGGCGGGTCGAGGCGATCGTCGACCCGTCGGGCGGCGCCGGTCCACCGGCCGGCGGTGGCCCCCGCGGCGGGGGCGGCGGCTTCGGCGGCGGTGCGCCCGCCGCGCCGCAGCAGAGCGCGCCGCAGTCCCCGCCCCAGCAGAGCGGTCCGTCGGCGCCCCCGTCGTCGGGCGGCCAGTACGGGCAGGACGGCGGCGGCAGCGGCGGCGGAAGCCAGGGCGCGCGGCTGGCACGGGAGGCCGTCTCCGCCCCGTCCTCCGGGGGCGGTGGACAGAGCGCGCCCGCGGCGGAGTCCTCGTACCGCGCGCCGGAGCCCCCGCCGACGTCCATCGAGTACGACATGCCGGCCGAGGACGACGCCGATCTCGTCGACTCCGCGCTCAGCGGACACGACCTGATCGTGCGCGAACTGGGCGCGACGGTGCTGGAAGAGTTCAACAACGAGTAG
- a CDS encoding YbaB/EbfC family nucleoid-associated protein, whose product MIPGGQPNMQQLLQQAQKMQQDLAAAQQELAETPVEGSAGGGLVKATVTGSGELQGLVIDPKAVDTDSAEETAETIADLVLAAVRDANASAQQLQQQKLGPLAQGLGGGGIPGLPF is encoded by the coding sequence GTGATCCCCGGTGGTCAGCCCAATATGCAGCAGCTGCTTCAGCAGGCCCAGAAGATGCAGCAGGACCTCGCGGCAGCCCAGCAGGAACTGGCGGAGACACCCGTCGAGGGTTCCGCGGGCGGCGGTCTGGTCAAGGCGACGGTGACCGGCTCCGGAGAGCTCCAGGGCCTGGTCATCGACCCCAAGGCGGTCGACACCGACTCCGCGGAGGAGACGGCCGAGACGATCGCCGACCTCGTGCTGGCGGCGGTCCGGGACGCCAACGCCAGCGCCCAGCAGCTCCAGCAGCAGAAGCTCGGCCCGCTCGCCCAGGGTCTGGGCGGTGGCGGAATCCCTGGTCTCCCCTTCTGA
- the recR gene encoding recombination mediator RecR — protein MYEGVVQDLIDELGRLPGVGPKSAQRIAFHILQAEPTDVRRLANALMEVKAKVRFCGTCGNVAQEEQCRVCLDPRRDPAVICVVEEPKDVVAIERTREFRGRYHVLGGAISPIEGVGPDDLRIRELLARLADGTVTELILATDPNLEGEATATYLARMIKPMGLRVTRLASGLPVGGDLEYADEVTLGRAFEGRRLLDV, from the coding sequence GTGTATGAAGGCGTGGTCCAGGACCTGATCGACGAGTTGGGCAGGCTGCCCGGCGTCGGTCCCAAGAGCGCGCAGCGGATCGCCTTCCACATTCTTCAGGCCGAGCCGACCGATGTCCGCCGGCTCGCGAACGCGCTGATGGAGGTCAAGGCGAAGGTCCGGTTCTGCGGTACCTGCGGCAATGTGGCGCAGGAGGAGCAGTGCCGGGTCTGCCTGGACCCGAGGCGCGATCCGGCGGTCATCTGCGTCGTGGAGGAGCCCAAGGACGTCGTGGCGATCGAGCGGACCCGCGAGTTCCGCGGTCGCTACCACGTCCTCGGTGGGGCGATCAGCCCGATCGAGGGCGTGGGCCCCGACGACCTGCGGATCAGGGAACTGCTGGCCAGGCTCGCGGACGGCACCGTCACCGAGCTGATCCTGGCCACCGACCCGAATCTGGAGGGCGAGGCCACGGCCACGTATCTGGCCCGCATGATCAAACCCATGGGCCTGAGGGTGACGCGACTGGCGAGCGGTCTGCCGGTCGGCGGCGATCTGGAGTACGCGGACGAGGTCACGCTGGGGCGGGCCTTCGAAGGGAGGAGACTTCTCGATGTCTGA
- a CDS encoding DUF5063 domain-containing protein, with the protein MSDATLHNATQDPDDFAVSISDSIESFIVAVTEVAKGDEPDSAVPFLLLEISQLLLTGGRLGAHEDFVPDERYEPDIGPEPDVDELRERFANLLDPVDVYSEVFDPYVPRSEPVASRISDDLADIITDLRHGLAHYRAGRVSEALWWWQFSYLSNWGPTASAALRALQSLVAHVRLDQPLVELDGLDTDSDVTGDEEQLAEEAGKVMAAEIAGPLGLRAT; encoded by the coding sequence ATGTCTGATGCCACGCTGCACAACGCGACACAGGACCCGGACGACTTCGCGGTATCGATCTCCGATTCGATCGAGAGCTTCATCGTCGCCGTGACGGAAGTCGCCAAGGGTGACGAGCCGGACAGCGCGGTGCCCTTCCTGCTGCTGGAGATCTCCCAGCTGCTGCTCACCGGCGGCCGCCTGGGCGCTCATGAGGACTTCGTCCCGGACGAGCGGTACGAGCCGGACATCGGCCCGGAGCCGGACGTCGACGAGCTGCGCGAGCGCTTCGCGAACCTGCTCGACCCGGTGGACGTGTACTCCGAGGTCTTCGACCCGTATGTGCCGCGCAGCGAGCCGGTCGCCAGCCGGATCTCCGACGACCTGGCCGACATCATCACCGATCTGCGGCACGGTCTGGCGCACTACCGCGCGGGCCGGGTCAGCGAGGCCCTGTGGTGGTGGCAGTTCTCCTACCTCTCCAACTGGGGCCCGACCGCCTCCGCCGCCCTGCGGGCGCTCCAGTCGCTGGTCGCCCACGTACGCCTCGATCAGCCGCTGGTCGAGCTGGACGGCCTGGACACCGACAGCGACGTCACCGGCGACGAGGAGCAGCTCGCCGAGGAGGCCGGGAAGGTCATGGCGGCGGAGATCGCCGGGCCGCTGGGACTGCGGGCGACGTGA
- a CDS encoding aspartate kinase: MGLVVQKYGGSSVADAEGIKRVAKRVVEAKKNGNQVVVVVSAMGDTTDELIDLAQEVSPIPSGREFDMLLTAGERISMALLAMAIKNLGHEAQSFTGSQAGVITDSVHNKARIIDVTPGRIKTSVDEGNIAIVAGFQGVSQDKKDITTLGRGGSDTTAVALAAALDADVCEIYTDVDGVFTADPRVVKKARKIDWISFEDMLELASSGSKVLLHRCVEYARRYNIPIHVRSSFSGLKGTWVSNEPQGDQPMEQAIISGVAHDTSEAKVTVVGVPDKPGEAARIFRAIADSEVNIDMVVQNVSAASTGLTDISFTLPKTEGRKAVAALEKTRAAVGFDSLRYDDQIAKISLVGAGMKTNPGVTATFFEALSNAGVNIELISTSEIRISVVTRADDVNEAVCAVHTAFGLDTDSDEAVVYGGTGR, translated from the coding sequence GTGGGCCTTGTCGTGCAGAAGTACGGCGGCTCATCCGTTGCGGATGCCGAGGGCATCAAGCGCGTTGCCAAGCGAGTCGTCGAAGCCAAGAAGAACGGCAACCAGGTTGTCGTGGTGGTTTCGGCGATGGGCGACACGACGGACGAGCTGATCGATCTCGCGCAGGAAGTGTCCCCGATTCCGTCGGGGCGCGAGTTCGACATGCTGCTGACCGCCGGAGAGCGGATCTCCATGGCCCTGCTGGCGATGGCGATCAAAAACCTCGGCCATGAGGCACAGTCCTTCACGGGCAGCCAGGCCGGTGTCATCACCGATTCCGTGCACAACAAGGCACGGATCATCGACGTCACGCCGGGCCGCATCAAGACCTCCGTCGACGAGGGCAATATCGCCATCGTCGCCGGGTTCCAGGGTGTGTCCCAGGACAAGAAGGACATCACGACGCTGGGGCGCGGTGGGTCGGACACGACCGCTGTCGCGCTGGCGGCCGCCCTGGACGCCGATGTCTGTGAGATCTACACCGATGTGGACGGTGTCTTCACCGCCGACCCGCGGGTCGTGAAGAAGGCCCGGAAGATCGACTGGATCTCCTTCGAGGACATGCTGGAGCTGGCCAGCTCCGGCTCCAAGGTGCTGCTGCACCGTTGCGTCGAATACGCACGCCGTTACAACATCCCGATCCATGTCCGCTCGTCCTTCTCGGGACTGAAGGGCACCTGGGTCAGCAACGAACCGCAAGGGGACCAGCCGATGGAGCAGGCAATCATCTCGGGCGTCGCACATGACACCTCCGAGGCGAAGGTCACGGTCGTCGGAGTCCCGGACAAGCCGGGCGAGGCCGCGCGCATCTTCCGTGCGATCGCGGACTCCGAGGTCAACATCGACATGGTCGTGCAGAACGTGTCGGCCGCGTCGACCGGTCTGACCGACATCTCCTTCACGCTGCCCAAGACCGAGGGCCGCAAGGCCGTCGCCGCTCTGGAGAAGACCCGGGCCGCGGTCGGCTTCGACTCGCTGCGCTACGACGACCAGATCGCCAAGATCTCGCTGGTCGGCGCGGGGATGAAGACCAACCCGGGCGTCACCGCGACGTTCTTCGAGGCGCTGTCGAACGCCGGCGTGAACATCGAGCTCATCTCGACCTCCGAGATCCGCATCTCGGTCGTCACCCGTGCCGATGACGTCAACGAGGCCGTGTGCGCCGTGCACACCGCCTTCGGTCTCGACACCGACAGTGACGAAGCCGTGGTCTATGGCGGCACCGGTCGATGA
- a CDS encoding aspartate-semialdehyde dehydrogenase → MIPAEAGRPSLADTLGTDARTAAKPQLAVVGATGAVGSVLLGILSERADIWGEIRLIASPRSAGRKLTVRGAEVEVVALSEEAFDGIDVAMFDVPDEVSAQWVPVAVAKGAVVIDNAGTFRLDPDVPLVVPEVNAHAARVRPRGIIANPNCTTLSMIVALGALHAEYGLSELIVSSYQAVSGSGKAGVDTLRAQLSAVSGTELGNTPGDVRRAVGDTLGPFPAPIALNVVPWAGSLREDGWSSEELKIRDESRKILGLPELPVTATCVRVPVITTHSLTVHARFENEVTVAGAHEILAAAPGVVLSDDPAQDEYPTPADVVGTDPTWVGRVRRSLDDPRALELFVCGDNLRKGAALNTAQIGELVAAELQG, encoded by the coding sequence ATGATTCCGGCCGAGGCGGGCCGTCCGTCCCTCGCTGACACGCTGGGGACGGACGCCCGTACGGCCGCCAAGCCGCAGCTCGCCGTCGTCGGTGCCACCGGCGCCGTCGGCTCGGTCCTGCTGGGCATCCTGTCCGAGCGGGCCGACATCTGGGGCGAGATCCGGCTGATCGCCTCCCCCCGCTCGGCCGGCCGCAAGCTGACCGTGCGGGGCGCTGAGGTCGAGGTCGTCGCGCTGAGCGAGGAGGCCTTCGACGGGATCGATGTCGCGATGTTCGACGTCCCCGACGAGGTCTCCGCGCAGTGGGTACCGGTCGCGGTCGCCAAGGGCGCGGTGGTCATCGACAACGCGGGCACGTTCCGGCTGGACCCGGACGTGCCCCTTGTCGTGCCCGAGGTCAATGCGCACGCCGCCCGGGTCCGCCCGCGCGGCATCATCGCCAACCCGAACTGCACGACGCTCTCAATGATCGTCGCGCTGGGCGCACTGCACGCCGAGTACGGGCTGAGCGAGCTGATCGTCTCCTCGTACCAGGCCGTTTCCGGGTCGGGCAAAGCCGGCGTCGACACCCTGCGGGCGCAGCTGTCCGCGGTGTCGGGCACGGAGCTGGGGAACACGCCCGGCGATGTGCGGCGGGCCGTCGGGGACACCCTGGGGCCGTTTCCCGCGCCGATCGCCCTCAATGTCGTGCCCTGGGCCGGCTCGCTCCGGGAGGACGGCTGGTCCTCCGAGGAGCTCAAGATCCGTGACGAGTCCCGCAAGATCCTGGGGCTGCCGGAACTGCCGGTCACCGCGACCTGTGTCCGGGTGCCGGTGATCACGACCCACTCGCTGACCGTGCACGCCCGGTTCGAGAACGAGGTCACGGTCGCCGGTGCGCACGAGATCCTGGCCGCGGCCCCCGGCGTCGTCCTCAGCGACGACCCGGCCCAGGACGAGTACCCCACCCCGGCCGATGTCGTCGGGACGGATCCGACCTGGGTCGGGCGGGTGCGGCGTTCGCTGGACGATCCGCGGGCGCTGGAGCTGTTCGTGTGCGGGGACAACCTGCGCAAGGGGGCGGCTCTCAACACCGCGCAGATCGGCGAGCTGGTGGCGGCCGAACTCCAGGGGTAG